A genomic region of Fusarium oxysporum Fo47 chromosome VI, complete sequence contains the following coding sequences:
- a CDS encoding FAD dependent oxidoreductase codes for MSPSPLPVDNATTSFWRSEPHPLDNHRSTPELPAQVDIAIIGAGYAGVATVYHILEQCKARGVPAPKIAIFEARQACSGATGRNGGHLKPDPYNRPANLLATYGIEAAAEAAKFEAKNLAAVKKTIEQEGVDCDFVYTRAVDALMSDAILDKIKAGVDALRQNGVSVMQDVYFAQGAEAERLSGVKGAKGCFSYTAGHCWPYKLILQLLSKAVDANVNLQTNTPVTAVTEKPDKDSYLTLMTPRGSVRAAKIIFATNAYTSSILSEFAEKIVPVRGICSHIKPAKTPASLLPNSYIIRWSDTKYEYLIPRLDGSIIVGGARSVYYHDLPSWYNNANDDQLIESAKNYFDGYMQRVFHGWEGSGAYTSKVWTGVMGYSSDGLPHVGAVPGRQNQYMLAGFNGHGMPQIFLSAKGVASMVMEGLSYEKTGIPKLYKATQERLDSPNNAILDTWKTVQRREGAKL; via the exons ATGTCGCCTTCTCCCCTTCCTGTTGACAACGCCACGACTTCCTTTTGGAGGTCAGAGCCGCATCCTCTCGATAACCATCGCTCAACACCCGAACTCCCTGCCCAAGTCGACATTGCCATTATTGGTGCTGGCTACGCAGGCGTCGCGACAGTCTATCATATTCTCGAGCAATGCAAAGCTCGAGGCGTTCCTGCGCCCAAGATTGCGATTTTTGAAGCACGCCAAGCTTGCTCGGGAGCCACCGGGCGTAATG GCGGCCATTTGAAGCCCGACCCGTACAACAGACCAGCGAATCTTCTGGCTACTTACGGCATCGAAGCTGCAGCTGAGGCTGCAAAGTTCGAGGCCAAGAatcttgctgctgtcaaAAAGACTATCGAGCAAGAGGGCGTCGACTGCGACTTTGTCTATACCCGTGCTGTTGATGCGCTTATGTCAGATGCCATACTGGACAAGATAAAAGCGGGAGTAGATGCTCTCAGACAGAATGGCGTTTCCGTTATGCAAGATGTTTATTTTGCTCAAGGTGCTGAAGCTGAAAGG CTATCAGGTGTCAAGGGAGCCAAAGGCTGCTTTTCTTACACGGCAGGCCACTGCTGGCCATACAAGCTCATTCTCCAACTGCTGtccaaggctgttgatgccAATGTCAATCTGCAGACCAACACACCAGTCACTGCAGTTACTGAAAAGCCTGACAAGGATAGCTATCTGACATTGATGACTCCTCGCGGTTCGGTTCGCGCTGCAAAGATCATCTTTGCGACTAACGCGTACACATCGTCCATCTTATCCGAGTTCGCGGAAAAGATCGTCCCAGTGCGGGGCATCTGCAGTCACATCAAGCCCGCCAAGACCCCGGCGTCTTTACTACCCAACTCATACATTATTCGCTGGTCTGATACCAAGTACGAGTACCTGATCCCCAGGCTTGACGGTAGCATTATTGTTGGTGGGGCACGATCAGTGTACTACCATGATCTGCCGAGCTGGTACAACAATGCCAACGATGACCAGTTAATTGAGTCTGCGAAGAATTACTTCGATGGATATATGCAGCGCGTATTCCACGGGTGGGAGGGTAGTGGCGCGTATACGTCCAAGGTTTGGACTGGAG TTATGGGCTACTCATCTGATGGCTTACCCCATGTCGGTGCTGTCCCTGGAAGACAGAATCAGTATATGCTTGCTGGCTTCAACGGACACGGTATGCCGCAGATCTTCCTGTCAGCGAAAGGCGTGGCATCTATGGTGATGGAGGGCTTGAGCTACGAGAAGACAGGTATACCAAAACTCTACAAGGCTACTCAGGAAAGGCTGGATAGTCCCAACAACGCTATACTGGACACATGGAAGACCGTGcagaggagagaaggagCAAAATTGTAG
- a CDS encoding HAD-like domain-containing protein yields the protein MATFSKNVVFDVVGTLVSYEHLYEAIKKRLGHKLILQGIQPTLLGLCWLEMAEREYTYLSLHGQYVQFLKLFEALFYRCLHYAGIENPRSFATAEDVAYLINEFKELKLRDGAAECIQKLRDAGFIVRCFTTGDISRVGGYFSKAGVGLPAENLLSCDTDGMAKPCPEAYKPILNRVSTSESKPWFAAAHLWDASGAQSVGFNTAYSTILEGEYLSEIYGELDVVAETLPAMADRIIVASKQ from the exons ATGGCTACCTTCAGCAAAAACGTTGTCTTCGATGTGGTCGGCACCCTCGTCAGCTATGAGCATCTCTACGAAGCCATCAAAAAGCGCCTGGGCCATAAGCTCATCCTCCAGGGCATTCAGCCAACGCTCCTCGGGCTATGCTGGCTAGAGATGGCAGAGCGAGAGTACACATACCTCTCGCTCCACGGCCAATATGTGCAGTTCCTCAAGCTTTTTGAAGCTCTGTTCTACCGCTGTCTTCATTATGCTGGCATTGAGAATCCCCGCTCCTTTGCAACTGCAGAGGATGTTGCCTACTTAATTAATGAGTTCAAGGAATTGAAGCTTAGGGATGGAGCTGCAGAGTGTATTCAGAAGCTTCGCGATGCGGGCTTTATCGTCAGGTGCTTCACGACTGGGGATATCTCCCGTGTAGGGGGATATTTCTCGAAGGCTGGAGTTGGCCTGCCGGCTGAGAATCTACTGTCTTGCGATACGGATGGAATGGCGAAGCCATGCCCTGAGGCATATAAACCTATTTTGAACAGGGTTTCTACTTCTGAGTCAAAGCCTTGGTTCGCGGCTGCGCATCTTTGGGACGCGTCTGGGGCGCAGTCTGTTGG GTTCAATACTGCTTACAGTACGATATTGGAGGGTGAATACCTCTCCGAGATATATGGAGAGCTGGATGTGGTGGCTGAAACGCTACCTGCAATGGCAGACAGGATCATCGTAGCCAGTAAGCAATAA